One genomic region from Candidatus Binataceae bacterium encodes:
- the gloA gene encoding lactoylglutathione lyase, translated as MKVTLDLPADVFDGAFTEDRFAERVRQWAILVLLDAHRLHEHEAAKILGVERWELVARMEAEGMRPTEKVFEEIRGELGRAVAARGERSRQGRTVMRFLHTMIRVNDLDQTLKFYCGPLGMKLLSRKDYPDGKFTLAFVGYGDENSNTVVELTHNWDTKSYDQGSAFGHLAIGVDDIYKTCDELKRQGVKVTREPGPMKFGSTVIAFVEDPNGYKIELIERK; from the coding sequence GTGAAAGTCACGCTCGACCTTCCCGCTGACGTTTTCGACGGCGCCTTTACCGAGGACCGGTTCGCCGAACGCGTGCGGCAGTGGGCGATCCTGGTCCTGCTTGACGCGCATCGCCTGCACGAACACGAGGCGGCAAAGATCCTCGGGGTCGAGCGCTGGGAATTGGTCGCGCGGATGGAAGCCGAGGGCATGCGCCCGACGGAGAAGGTGTTCGAGGAAATCCGCGGCGAACTTGGCCGCGCGGTCGCCGCGCGCGGCGAGAGGTCGCGACAAGGGAGAACAGTGATGCGCTTTCTGCACACGATGATCCGGGTCAACGATCTCGACCAGACGCTCAAGTTCTATTGTGGCCCGCTCGGGATGAAGCTGCTCAGCCGCAAGGACTACCCCGACGGCAAATTCACGCTCGCGTTCGTCGGCTACGGCGACGAGAACTCCAATACGGTAGTCGAGCTCACTCACAACTGGGACACCAAGAGCTACGACCAAGGCAGCGCGTTCGGCCATCTGGCGATCGGCGTGGACGACATCTACAAGACCTGCGACGAGCTCAAGCGCCAGGGCGTCAAGGTCACGCGCGAGCCCGGCCCGATGAAGTTCGGCAGCACGGTAATCGCGTTTGTCGAAGATCCCAACGGCTACAAGATCGAGCTGATCGAGCGCAAATAG
- a CDS encoding choice-of-anchor D domain-containing protein translates to MDASALCFPAAVALDSTGNLYAADSDNNRMLAFNTPLNASSGEPGAGDTVADRELGQMDLVHNMENFGGAQALELANPSSTNVTAANPAIDATPTATATPSATATPTPSATATPAPTPTPASTPTISTPTPTPTPVPGGRLSVASSLTFGPVGIGVSPKTEVLKVHNLHRRKTLTVSLAALAPPFALLSGTGPFAIAPLHAKSVRIEFTPAAAGRAVENLNLISSDPRHPTFTVALAGRGAGGHLTVNLQAPSPPATLRTLVFGAIPENMALARRFSTTNTGLGVLTGSVDAFAGGSPFSLTLGGGAFTLLPGQNLKIGVRFAPTAAGKASGTLTITDDAPGTPPSVSVLVTGRGKWSEERPRKRPGEPLHKPRLSF, encoded by the coding sequence ATCGACGCGAGCGCCCTCTGCTTTCCGGCCGCCGTGGCGCTCGACTCGACGGGCAATCTTTACGCCGCGGACTCGGACAACAACCGGATGCTCGCCTTCAATACGCCGCTCAATGCTAGCAGCGGCGAGCCGGGCGCCGGCGATACGGTCGCCGACCGCGAACTTGGCCAGATGGATCTCGTCCACAACATGGAGAACTTCGGCGGCGCGCAGGCGCTGGAGTTGGCCAATCCGTCGTCCACCAACGTCACGGCCGCGAATCCCGCGATCGACGCTACTCCAACCGCGACGGCAACCCCGTCAGCGACCGCGACGCCCACGCCCTCTGCGACGGCCACGCCGGCTCCCACGCCGACGCCAGCGTCAACACCGACGATTTCGACGCCGACGCCAACGCCGACTCCGGTGCCTGGCGGAAGGCTCTCGGTCGCCTCGTCGCTGACATTCGGTCCGGTGGGTATCGGCGTGTCTCCTAAAACCGAAGTGTTGAAGGTCCACAATCTCCATCGGCGCAAGACACTTACGGTGTCGCTCGCCGCGCTGGCGCCGCCCTTTGCGTTGCTCTCGGGAACGGGGCCTTTCGCGATCGCTCCGCTGCATGCGAAGTCCGTGAGGATCGAGTTCACGCCGGCCGCGGCCGGCAGAGCGGTTGAGAATCTGAACCTCATAAGCAGCGACCCGCGTCATCCAACCTTCACGGTCGCGCTCGCGGGCCGCGGCGCCGGAGGGCATCTGACGGTCAATCTGCAAGCGCCATCGCCGCCAGCGACGCTGCGGACGCTCGTCTTCGGCGCGATACCGGAGAACATGGCGCTCGCGCGGCGCTTCAGCACAACCAACACCGGACTGGGAGTGCTGACCGGCAGCGTCGATGCGTTCGCCGGCGGGAGTCCGTTCAGTCTTACCCTGGGCGGCGGAGCGTTCACGCTCCTGCCCGGACAGAACCTAAAGATCGGCGTGCGATTCGCGCCGACGGCCGCAGGCAAGGCGAGCGGAACGCTGACTATAACGGACGACGCGCCGGGGACCCCACCGTCGGTGAGTGTCCTCGTGACCGGCCGCGGAAAATGGTCCGAAGAGCGGCCGCGCAAGAGGCCTGGCGAACCTCTGCACAAGCCAAGGTTGTCATTCTGA
- a CDS encoding efflux RND transporter permease subunit produces the protein MNLAEGFIRRPVMTTLISLAIVFFGLMAYRQLPVSDLPNVDFPTIVVNASLSGASPETMASSIATPLERQFSTIAGLDQMSSTSMQGQTSITLQFTLDRSIDAAAQDVQAAITAALSLLPQGMPSPPSYEKVNPADKAVLYLGLSSPTLPLSQVDEYAETYLAERISMISGVAQVVVYGSQKYAVRIQVDPQALAYRGIGIDEVAQAVENANVNLPTGTLYGTHEAVTVHANGQLTNAAAYRPVIVAYRNGAPVRLEEVGRVLDGVENDKVAGWVGDQRAVVLAIQRQPGTNTVEVVNAIYRLLPSFREQLPASVSITNLYSRADSIEASVSDVQFTLLLTVFLVVMVIFLFLRNLSATVIPSAALPMSIIGTFAVMWALNYTVDNLSLLAITLSVGFVVDDAIVMLENIVRHMEMGKSVMEAALDGSREIAFTILSMTFSLAAVFIPVLFLGGIMGRLLHEFAVTIAAAILVSGFVSLSLTPMLCSRFLRPHVGERHGRLYMTIERGFDRILEGYRRSLTVVMRHRRATLALAVGLLMGTLYLLAVIPKGFLPSEDQGQVLMFTKAAQGISYDAMVKHQEALADIIRRDPNVTTYFSSAGATGFSGAGNTGILFAHLKPRPGRKLSVDQVMDEMRPKLAAVPGIIAFLQNPPPIQIGAKFTEATYQLTLQSPNTDELYKYAQILEHKMHGMRELTDITSDLQISNPQVNVVIDRDKAHSLGISAQSIEDALDSAYGERQISTIYAPNNEYHVILEVEPQYMANPATLALLYVRAQNGALVPLDTVARLQRTLGPLAINHSGQLTSVTISFNVAPGVSLGKALADVKGLATDTVPASISTGFQGTAEEFQSSMRNLGLLLVMAILVIYIVLGVLYESFIHPVTILSGLPAAGFGALLTLMIFHMDLDLLAFVGIIMLVGLVKKNAIMMIDFALDAQRTEGKSPAEAIFEGSIVRFRPIMMTTMAALMGTLPIALGIGAGADSRRPLGVAVVGGLFFSQLLTLYITPVIYTYMESFHDWVTSLRRRRRGETEPHLLPGGRRTEEAPPRRRAAS, from the coding sequence GTGAACCTGGCCGAAGGCTTCATCCGCCGCCCGGTGATGACGACGCTGATTTCGCTGGCGATCGTCTTCTTCGGACTGATGGCTTACCGGCAATTGCCGGTGAGCGATCTGCCCAACGTTGACTTCCCCACCATCGTGGTCAATGCCTCTCTGTCCGGCGCCAGCCCCGAGACGATGGCTTCGTCGATCGCAACGCCGCTCGAGCGCCAGTTCTCGACCATCGCCGGGCTCGACCAGATGTCCTCGACCAGCATGCAGGGCCAGACCAGCATCACGCTCCAGTTCACGCTCGATCGCAGCATCGACGCCGCCGCGCAGGACGTGCAGGCGGCGATCACCGCGGCACTCTCCCTGCTGCCGCAGGGGATGCCGAGTCCGCCGTCGTACGAGAAGGTCAACCCGGCCGACAAGGCCGTGCTCTATCTGGGGCTCAGCTCGCCGACCCTTCCGCTCTCGCAGGTGGACGAGTACGCCGAAACCTACCTCGCCGAACGCATTTCGATGATCAGCGGCGTGGCGCAGGTAGTGGTTTACGGATCGCAGAAATACGCGGTGCGCATCCAGGTCGATCCGCAAGCGCTCGCCTATCGCGGAATCGGCATCGACGAAGTTGCGCAGGCGGTCGAGAACGCCAACGTCAACCTGCCGACCGGCACGCTCTACGGCACGCATGAAGCGGTGACCGTCCATGCCAACGGCCAGCTTACCAACGCGGCCGCCTACCGGCCGGTAATCGTCGCCTACCGCAACGGCGCACCCGTGCGGCTCGAGGAAGTGGGCCGCGTGCTCGACGGCGTCGAGAACGACAAGGTGGCCGGATGGGTCGGCGACCAGCGCGCGGTGGTGCTCGCGATCCAGCGCCAGCCGGGGACGAACACGGTCGAGGTGGTCAACGCGATCTATCGCCTCTTGCCCTCGTTCCGCGAGCAGTTGCCGGCTTCGGTCAGCATCACCAACCTCTACTCGCGCGCGGATTCGATCGAGGCTTCGGTCTCCGACGTCCAGTTCACGCTGCTGCTGACCGTGTTCCTGGTCGTGATGGTGATTTTCCTGTTCCTGCGCAATCTCTCCGCTACCGTTATCCCCAGCGCCGCGCTGCCGATGTCGATTATCGGGACCTTCGCGGTGATGTGGGCGCTCAACTACACGGTGGACAATCTCTCGCTGCTAGCGATCACGCTGTCGGTCGGCTTCGTGGTTGACGACGCGATCGTGATGCTCGAAAACATCGTGCGCCACATGGAGATGGGCAAGAGCGTGATGGAGGCGGCGCTCGACGGCTCGCGCGAGATCGCGTTCACGATTCTCTCGATGACCTTTTCGCTGGCCGCGGTTTTCATCCCGGTGCTCTTTCTCGGCGGGATCATGGGCCGTCTGCTGCATGAGTTCGCGGTCACCATCGCGGCCGCCATCCTGGTCTCGGGCTTCGTCTCGCTGAGCCTCACGCCGATGCTGTGCAGCCGCTTCCTGCGCCCGCACGTGGGCGAGCGCCACGGCCGCCTCTACATGACGATCGAACGCGGCTTCGACCGCATACTCGAGGGCTACCGCCGCAGCCTGACCGTGGTGATGCGCCACCGCCGGGCGACACTCGCGCTGGCAGTCGGACTGCTGATGGGGACGCTCTATCTGCTCGCCGTGATCCCCAAGGGCTTTCTGCCCAGCGAGGATCAGGGCCAGGTGCTGATGTTCACCAAGGCGGCGCAGGGAATTTCATACGACGCGATGGTGAAGCATCAGGAGGCGCTCGCCGACATCATCCGCCGCGATCCCAACGTCACCACCTACTTCTCCAGCGCCGGCGCGACCGGTTTCAGCGGCGCCGGCAACACCGGCATCCTGTTCGCGCATCTGAAGCCGCGCCCCGGGCGCAAGCTGAGCGTGGACCAGGTGATGGACGAGATGCGGCCCAAGCTCGCCGCGGTCCCGGGGATCATCGCGTTTCTGCAGAATCCGCCGCCGATCCAGATCGGCGCCAAGTTCACCGAAGCCACCTACCAGCTTACGCTGCAAAGTCCCAACACCGATGAATTGTACAAGTACGCGCAGATCCTCGAGCACAAGATGCACGGGATGCGCGAGCTGACCGACATAACCAGCGATCTCCAGATCTCCAATCCTCAGGTCAACGTCGTAATCGACCGCGATAAGGCCCACTCGCTCGGCATCTCGGCCCAATCGATCGAGGACGCGCTGGACAGCGCCTATGGCGAACGCCAGATCTCGACCATCTACGCGCCCAACAACGAATACCACGTGATCCTGGAAGTCGAGCCGCAGTACATGGCCAATCCGGCGACGCTCGCGCTGCTTTACGTGCGCGCGCAAAACGGCGCCCTGGTCCCGCTCGATACCGTCGCGCGCCTGCAGCGCACGCTGGGGCCGCTTGCGATCAACCACTCGGGCCAGCTCACCTCTGTCACCATCTCGTTCAACGTCGCGCCCGGCGTCTCGCTGGGCAAAGCGCTCGCCGACGTCAAGGGACTCGCCACTGACACCGTGCCGGCGAGCATCAGCACCGGCTTCCAGGGCACTGCCGAGGAATTCCAGTCCTCGATGCGCAACCTCGGACTCCTTCTGGTGATGGCGATCCTCGTCATCTACATCGTGCTCGGCGTGCTCTACGAAAGCTTCATCCATCCGGTGACGATCCTCTCGGGATTGCCCGCGGCCGGCTTCGGCGCGCTGCTCACGCTGATGATCTTTCACATGGACCTCGACCTGCTCGCCTTCGTCGGCATCATCATGCTGGTCGGCCTGGTCAAGAAAAACGCCATCATGATGATCGACTTCGCGCTCGACGCCCAGCGCACCGAGGGCAAGAGCCCGGCCGAGGCGATCTTCGAGGGCAGCATCGTCCGCTTCCGGCCAATCATGATGACCACGATGGCGGCGCTGATGGGCACGCTGCCGATCGCGCTCGGGATCGGCGCGGGCGCCGACTCGCGCCGGCCGCTCGGCGTGGCGGTGGTGGGCGGGCTCTTCTTCTCGCAGCTGCTCACGCTGTACATCACGCCCGTCATCTACACCTACATGGAGTCGTTCCACGACTGGGTCACGTCATTGCGGCGCCGGCGCCGCGGCGAGACCGAACCTCATCTGCTGCCGGGCGGCAGGCGTACCGAAGAAGCGCCGCCGCGCCGGCGCGCCGCGTCCTAG
- a CDS encoding sigma 54-interacting transcriptional regulator: MKDRANTEIATTGEARASAERIWVAPALTRSMEPLLAGLGIELLEPGERDRATIRMELAAGEAGVSAGRVRIESVGGPAHGKDVQNLQDSRNLKEAIEFDGPGVWAAASFVVSQVFGLSPPLLTADPAMFAVIRAAARAGQVDSPILVTGETGTGKELLVHLNPRREPGMGGLISVNCPALNGAILTNAPRDTERFDEEGRLCELCATADATLFLDQVSELSRATQTRVLHAILHAGNAEANDSAGQLRTGARLVSATNRPLAPMLLGGEFRRELYDRLSVLTLGVPPLRERRGDIAMLAESFLRLAAPQLRFSPGALKALANYSFPGNVRELHNLVTRFAIMQRDAANRLIHAADVRPELAGAPLGPSIWKSSPFRMRREMVLEALMVCGGDRAAAARKLGISVRALQQHVASGAGPGAPRAR, from the coding sequence ATGAAAGATCGGGCGAACACGGAAATCGCCACAACCGGCGAGGCGCGGGCGAGCGCCGAGCGGATATGGGTTGCGCCGGCGTTGACGCGGTCGATGGAGCCGCTGCTGGCCGGCCTCGGTATCGAGTTGCTTGAACCGGGCGAGCGCGATCGCGCGACGATTCGGATGGAACTGGCCGCCGGAGAGGCCGGCGTCTCTGCAGGACGCGTGCGAATCGAGAGCGTTGGCGGCCCGGCGCATGGAAAAGATGTGCAGAATCTGCAGGATTCGCGGAATCTGAAGGAGGCGATCGAATTCGACGGGCCCGGCGTCTGGGCTGCGGCGAGCTTTGTGGTGTCGCAGGTTTTCGGGCTCTCGCCGCCGCTGTTGACCGCCGATCCGGCAATGTTTGCGGTCATTCGCGCGGCCGCGCGCGCCGGCCAGGTCGACTCGCCGATTCTGGTCACCGGTGAGACCGGCACCGGCAAAGAATTGCTGGTGCATCTGAATCCACGCCGCGAGCCGGGCATGGGCGGATTGATTTCCGTCAACTGTCCGGCGCTCAACGGCGCGATCCTGACGAATGCGCCGCGCGACACCGAAAGGTTCGACGAAGAAGGCCGGCTCTGCGAATTGTGCGCCACCGCAGACGCCACGCTCTTTCTCGACCAGGTCTCCGAACTCTCGCGCGCTACGCAGACGCGCGTCTTGCACGCGATTCTGCACGCCGGCAATGCCGAGGCGAATGATTCCGCCGGGCAGTTGCGGACGGGTGCGCGCCTGGTCTCGGCGACCAACCGGCCGTTGGCGCCGATGCTGCTCGGCGGCGAGTTCAGACGCGAGCTTTACGATCGCCTTTCCGTGTTGACGCTTGGCGTGCCGCCGCTCCGCGAGCGGCGCGGGGATATTGCGATGCTCGCGGAGAGCTTCCTGCGCCTGGCGGCGCCGCAATTGCGCTTCTCGCCCGGGGCGCTCAAGGCGCTCGCCAACTATTCGTTTCCCGGCAATGTGCGTGAGTTGCACAACCTGGTAACGCGATTTGCGATCATGCAGCGCGACGCGGCGAACCGCCTTATCCACGCCGCCGACGTTCGCCCTGAACTGGCGGGCGCTCCGCTCGGGCCGTCGATATGGAAGTCGAGCCCGTTCCGGATGCGGCGGGAGATGGTGTTGGAGGCGCTGATGGTCTGCGGCGGTGACCGGGCCGCGGCCGCGCGCAAGCTGGGCATCAGCGTCCGCGCGCTCCAGCAGCACGTGGCGTCGGGCGCTGGCCCCGGTGCGCCTCGCGCGCGCTAG
- a CDS encoding acyl-CoA dehydrogenase family protein: MDFNYSPDDETFRVEFRAWLEANRQYAIPLREALADEADGDWDARLRWHRKLNEGGWIGLNWPREYGGRGATLMQNLIYEQELERAGTIVPFVGFGVSLLGPTLIHWGTEEQKRRHVPKILTAEEIWCQGYSEPNSGSDLASVQTRAVEDGDYFIVNGSKIWTSAAHHADWIFLLTRTDPAAPKHKGITYLLVDMKTPGVEVRPLVQMTGARGFNQVFFEDVRVPKTNIVGQKNQGWHVAITTLMFERSGSHDRGMMRQVHELAALAKQLVRNGRSAWDDTGVRQRIAQFAMEVEAIKYTAFRNLTRQLKGLPPGPEGSLMKLCATELGLRIAMFAMELLGPYSQLENGAVFAIDHGVWSHRMLAARGPTIYAGTNQIQHNIIGERVLGLPKG; this comes from the coding sequence ATGGACTTCAACTACAGCCCCGACGATGAGACGTTCCGCGTCGAGTTCCGCGCCTGGCTCGAAGCAAACCGGCAATACGCAATTCCGCTGCGCGAGGCGCTCGCGGACGAAGCCGACGGCGATTGGGATGCGCGCCTGCGATGGCATCGCAAGCTCAACGAGGGCGGATGGATCGGTCTTAACTGGCCCAGAGAGTACGGCGGCCGCGGCGCCACCCTGATGCAGAACCTCATCTATGAGCAGGAGCTCGAACGCGCGGGCACCATCGTGCCTTTCGTCGGCTTCGGCGTCTCGCTGCTCGGCCCCACGCTAATTCATTGGGGCACCGAGGAGCAGAAGCGCCGCCACGTGCCGAAAATTCTCACCGCCGAGGAGATCTGGTGTCAGGGCTACTCGGAGCCCAACTCGGGCTCAGACCTGGCCTCGGTGCAGACGCGCGCGGTGGAGGACGGCGACTACTTCATCGTCAACGGATCGAAAATCTGGACCTCCGCGGCGCATCACGCCGACTGGATATTTCTGCTCACCCGCACCGACCCCGCGGCGCCCAAACACAAGGGCATCACCTACCTGCTGGTCGATATGAAGACGCCCGGAGTGGAAGTGCGGCCGCTGGTCCAGATGACCGGCGCGCGCGGCTTCAACCAGGTTTTCTTCGAGGATGTCCGCGTGCCCAAGACGAATATCGTCGGACAGAAGAACCAGGGATGGCACGTCGCGATCACCACACTGATGTTCGAGCGATCGGGCAGTCATGACCGCGGGATGATGCGGCAGGTGCATGAGTTGGCTGCGCTCGCGAAGCAGCTGGTGCGCAACGGGCGGAGCGCATGGGACGACACCGGCGTGCGGCAGCGAATCGCGCAGTTTGCGATGGAGGTCGAAGCGATAAAGTACACGGCCTTTCGCAACCTGACACGCCAGCTCAAGGGTCTGCCGCCGGGGCCCGAGGGCTCGCTGATGAAGCTCTGCGCGACCGAACTGGGATTGAGGATTGCGATGTTCGCGATGGAGCTTTTGGGGCCGTACAGCCAGCTCGAGAACGGCGCGGTGTTCGCAATTGACCACGGCGTGTGGTCGCATCGGATGCTGGCGGCCCGCGGGCCGACGATCTACGCTGGAACCAACCAGATTCAGCACAACATCATCGGCGAACGCGTACTCGGCCTGCCCAAAGGATAG
- a CDS encoding CocE/NonD family hydrolase, whose translation MANPNPSEPVYKVLVERDQAMRTRDGVTLRADVYRPDAPGRFPVLLLRTPYDKGAGMALTEKDFFPPRGYVVVVQDTRGRHSSEGEFYPFIHEAHDGYDAVEWAAALPWSDGKVGMVGQSYLALVQYYAAVVRPPHLRVAAPVSAPVTYFENFAYRRGALELGWMLAYFMFMARDTLARKGIYEQHRARLDSYVSRPDIPMAPLKREAYHHLPVRDWGERLKDGAPFFADYLRHSTEGPYWAATDLRPRFGEFDTPMLHVGSWYDAFQYDTFAMYLGMRDGARSPNTRRAQKLMMGPWAHLLPYSIPTSRGTGDIDFGPEAAIELHAFQLRWFDHFLKDAQNGVIEEPPVRLFVMGENRWRDEDEWPLARTRYAEMFLHSGGHANTLAGDGTLGSARPGDEPADRYVYDPADPVPTRGGTTLGLKAGVFDQREIEQRSDVLVYTGETLASDLEVTGPVTMVLYAASSAPDTDFTAKLCDVRPDGYVQNIVEGVVRARFRDSLSAPSPIVPERVYEYRLDLWATSHLFKAGHRLRLEVSSSNFPRYDRNPNTGHELFADAALERAHQAVFHDRRYGSRVVLPVIPR comes from the coding sequence ATGGCGAATCCGAATCCGAGCGAACCGGTTTACAAGGTCCTGGTGGAAAGGGATCAGGCGATGCGCACGCGCGACGGCGTAACGCTTCGGGCCGACGTATATCGGCCCGACGCGCCGGGCCGCTTTCCCGTGCTGCTGCTGCGGACTCCTTATGACAAGGGCGCGGGGATGGCGCTGACCGAGAAGGATTTTTTCCCGCCGCGCGGCTATGTCGTGGTCGTGCAGGACACCCGAGGACGTCACAGTTCGGAAGGCGAGTTCTACCCGTTCATCCACGAAGCGCACGACGGTTACGACGCCGTCGAGTGGGCGGCGGCGCTGCCCTGGTCGGACGGCAAGGTCGGGATGGTCGGGCAGTCGTATCTTGCGCTGGTGCAGTATTACGCCGCCGTTGTGCGCCCGCCGCATCTCCGCGTCGCCGCGCCCGTCTCGGCCCCAGTCACCTATTTCGAGAATTTCGCCTACCGGCGCGGCGCGCTCGAGCTGGGATGGATGCTCGCGTACTTCATGTTCATGGCGCGCGACACGCTGGCGCGCAAGGGCATCTACGAGCAGCATCGAGCGCGGCTGGACAGCTATGTCTCGCGCCCGGACATCCCGATGGCTCCGCTCAAGCGCGAGGCCTATCACCACCTGCCGGTCCGCGATTGGGGCGAGCGCTTGAAGGACGGCGCTCCGTTTTTCGCCGACTATCTTCGTCATTCGACGGAGGGTCCCTATTGGGCCGCGACCGACTTGCGTCCGCGCTTCGGCGAGTTCGACACGCCGATGCTTCACGTAGGCTCATGGTACGACGCTTTCCAGTACGACACGTTTGCGATGTATCTCGGGATGCGCGACGGCGCGCGCAGCCCAAATACGCGGCGCGCGCAGAAACTGATGATGGGTCCCTGGGCGCATCTGCTGCCTTATTCGATTCCCACCTCGCGCGGCACCGGAGATATCGACTTCGGCCCGGAGGCGGCAATCGAACTGCACGCGTTCCAGTTGCGATGGTTCGATCACTTTCTCAAGGACGCGCAAAACGGAGTGATCGAAGAGCCCCCGGTACGGCTGTTCGTGATGGGCGAGAACCGATGGCGTGACGAAGACGAATGGCCGCTCGCGCGCACGCGATACGCCGAAATGTTCCTGCACAGCGGCGGACATGCCAATACCCTCGCGGGCGATGGAACGCTCGGCTCCGCGCGCCCGGGCGACGAGCCGGCCGACCGATACGTCTATGACCCCGCCGATCCGGTCCCGACGCGCGGCGGTACGACGCTGGGACTTAAGGCCGGAGTCTTCGATCAGCGCGAGATCGAGCAGCGCAGCGACGTGCTGGTCTATACCGGCGAGACGCTCGCAAGCGACCTGGAAGTGACGGGGCCGGTGACGATGGTTCTGTACGCGGCGTCGTCAGCGCCGGACACCGACTTCACGGCCAAGCTCTGCGACGTGCGTCCGGACGGCTATGTGCAGAATATCGTCGAGGGCGTGGTGCGCGCGCGGTTTCGCGACTCGCTCTCTGCACCATCGCCGATCGTGCCCGAGCGGGTGTACGAATACCGGCTCGACCTTTGGGCCACGAGCCATCTGTTCAAGGCCGGGCACCGCCTGCGGCTCGAGGTTTCGTCGAGCAACTTTCCCCGCTACGACCGAAATCCCAACACCGGGCACGAGCTTTTTGCCGACGCCGCGCTCGAGCGAGCGCATCAGGCAGTCTTCCACGACCGCCGCTACGGCTCGCGCGTCGTACTGCCGGTGATTCCTCGCTGA
- a CDS encoding efflux RND transporter periplasmic adaptor subunit, which translates to MSGPVPVLIAQAMLKTVPVQLHAIGTVEAYSTVSVRSQVDGKIAEAHFHEGQDVKKGDLLVTIDPRPFQAALRQAEANLARDRAQMAQAANDEKRFAYLLEQGVGSREQSDQAHATAQALRATVMADEAAVQTAKINLDYTEIRSPIDGRTGNLMLHPGNLVKANDATGAIVTINQIKPIYVDFNVPEKDLDEVRRDMNGHQLAVLARPRSRELEPAPENGTLSFIDNTVNATTGTFELKGLFANAEERLWPGQYVDVTLTLSELPDTILVPSQAVQTSQDGSFVFVVERDMSAKARPVIVGDSLDGKTVIKSGLKAGETVVTDGQLRLFPGAKVKVKQGLDQPAQQVPS; encoded by the coding sequence ATGAGCGGGCCCGTCCCGGTACTCATCGCACAGGCAATGCTCAAAACCGTCCCGGTCCAGCTCCATGCGATCGGCACGGTCGAGGCCTACTCGACCGTCTCGGTGCGCTCGCAGGTGGACGGCAAGATCGCAGAGGCTCATTTCCACGAAGGCCAGGACGTGAAAAAGGGCGACCTACTGGTCACGATCGACCCCCGGCCGTTCCAAGCCGCGCTCCGTCAGGCCGAGGCTAATCTCGCCCGCGACCGCGCGCAGATGGCGCAGGCCGCCAACGACGAGAAGCGCTTCGCCTACCTCCTCGAGCAGGGCGTAGGCTCGCGCGAGCAATCTGACCAGGCCCATGCCACCGCGCAGGCCTTGCGGGCGACCGTGATGGCCGACGAAGCCGCCGTCCAGACGGCGAAGATCAACCTCGATTACACTGAAATCCGCTCACCGATCGACGGACGCACCGGCAACCTGATGCTGCATCCGGGCAACCTGGTCAAGGCCAACGACGCGACCGGCGCGATCGTGACGATCAATCAGATCAAACCCATCTACGTCGATTTCAACGTGCCCGAGAAGGATCTCGACGAGGTGCGCCGCGACATGAACGGGCATCAGCTTGCCGTGCTCGCGCGGCCGCGCAGCCGCGAACTCGAGCCCGCGCCCGAGAACGGCACGCTCAGCTTTATCGACAACACCGTCAACGCCACCACCGGCACGTTCGAGCTCAAGGGCTTGTTCGCGAACGCCGAAGAACGGCTCTGGCCCGGCCAGTACGTGGACGTCACTTTGACTCTCAGCGAGCTCCCGGACACAATTCTGGTGCCGTCGCAGGCGGTGCAGACAAGTCAGGACGGATCGTTCGTGTTCGTGGTCGAACGCGATATGTCAGCCAAGGCGCGGCCGGTGATCGTGGGCGATTCACTCGACGGCAAAACTGTGATCAAGAGCGGTCTGAAAGCCGGGGAGACGGTGGTCACCGACGGCCAACTGCGCCTCTTTCCCGGCGCCAAGGTGAAGGTCAAACAGGGACTCGATCAACCGGCGCAGCAGGTGCCTTCGTGA